The following coding sequences lie in one Prochlorococcus marinus XMU1412 genomic window:
- a CDS encoding alpha/beta fold hydrolase has protein sequence MSLNKSETWKWKNWEISWSLSKESTSEKNIKILLVHGFGASKNHWRHNQDFLGKFSNCYAIDLLGFGESSQPSALLNYEPDKVNSIKYSFDLWGNQISTFCAEVIKSPVYLVGNSIGGVIALKAAEILKDNCKGIILIDCAQRTMDDKRLKKSDILMNLLRPVLKTIVRQRVISNTLFTRAANPKVIKKILEQAYPSGKNIDKELIEILYQPSQRKNSKEAFRGFINLFDDYLATDLFPKVDSPIQLIWGEEDPWESLNEAIEWKKLFSNIKRLDIIKGAGHCPHDEEPEKTNKLINEFIQETK, from the coding sequence GTGTCTTTAAATAAATCTGAAACTTGGAAGTGGAAAAATTGGGAAATTTCTTGGTCTTTATCCAAAGAATCTACTTCTGAAAAAAATATTAAAATTTTATTAGTTCATGGATTTGGGGCATCAAAAAACCACTGGAGACATAATCAAGATTTTCTTGGTAAATTTTCTAACTGCTATGCAATTGACTTATTAGGATTTGGTGAAAGTAGTCAGCCTAGTGCTTTATTAAATTACGAACCTGACAAAGTAAACTCCATTAAATATTCTTTTGACTTATGGGGTAATCAAATATCAACATTTTGTGCAGAGGTAATAAAATCTCCTGTTTACTTGGTAGGAAATTCAATTGGAGGTGTTATTGCATTGAAAGCTGCTGAAATCCTCAAAGATAATTGCAAAGGTATCATTTTGATTGATTGTGCACAAAGAACTATGGATGATAAACGTTTAAAAAAAAGTGATATCTTAATGAATCTACTGAGACCTGTCCTTAAAACGATAGTCAGGCAAAGAGTAATTAGTAATACACTTTTTACAAGAGCCGCTAATCCAAAAGTTATAAAGAAAATACTTGAACAGGCTTATCCTTCAGGAAAAAATATCGATAAAGAATTGATTGAAATACTTTATCAACCCTCCCAAAGGAAAAATTCTAAAGAAGCTTTTCGTGGTTTTATTAACTTATTTGATGACTATCTTGCTACTGACCTTTTCCCTAAAGTTGATTCTCCAATCCAATTGATATGGGGTGAGGAAGATCCTTGGGAATCTTTAAATGAAGCAATAGAGTGGAAGAAACTATTCAGTAATATCAAAAGATTAGACATAATAAAAGGCGCTGGTCACTGCCCTCATGATGAAGAACCCGAAAAAACAAATAAGTTAATAAATGAATTTATTCAAGAAACAAAATAA
- a CDS encoding RpoD/SigA family RNA polymerase sigma factor yields the protein MSSETISENKLASIASIKASNDVDLVRSYLRDIGRVPLLSHEQEITLGRQVQEYMEVERAELEIIELTGDKPSIDELSAKLNLSTSIIKKRLRAGQRAKERMVAANLRLVVSVAKKYTKRNMELLDLIQEGTIGLVRGVEKFDPARGYKFSTYAYWWIRQGITRAIAEKSRAIRLPIHITEMLNKLKKGQRELSQEMSRTPTVTELAKYVELPEDDVKDLMCKAGQPVSLETKVGDGEDTVLLDLLAGGDDLPDEQIEMDCMRGDLHSLLHQLPDLQCRVLRMRYGMDGDEPMSLTGIGRVLGISRDRVRNLERDGLRGLRRLSDNVEAYFVS from the coding sequence ATGTCTTCTGAAACAATAAGTGAAAACAAGCTAGCGTCAATCGCAAGCATAAAAGCTAGTAATGATGTAGATCTTGTTCGATCATATTTAAGAGACATAGGAAGAGTTCCATTACTATCGCATGAGCAAGAAATTACTCTAGGTCGTCAAGTTCAGGAGTACATGGAAGTTGAAAGAGCAGAATTAGAAATTATTGAATTAACAGGAGATAAGCCCAGTATTGATGAATTATCGGCCAAATTAAACTTATCTACCTCAATAATTAAAAAAAGATTGAGAGCTGGTCAGAGAGCTAAGGAAAGAATGGTTGCAGCAAATTTAAGATTGGTAGTAAGCGTTGCAAAAAAATATACAAAAAGAAACATGGAACTTTTAGATTTAATTCAGGAGGGAACTATAGGATTAGTAAGAGGAGTTGAAAAATTTGATCCAGCCAGAGGTTATAAGTTTTCAACATATGCATACTGGTGGATTAGACAAGGCATTACAAGAGCTATAGCTGAAAAAAGTCGGGCGATTAGGCTGCCAATTCACATAACTGAAATGTTGAATAAGTTAAAAAAAGGTCAAAGAGAGCTCAGTCAAGAAATGTCTAGGACTCCAACTGTAACTGAACTTGCAAAATACGTAGAGCTTCCTGAAGATGATGTGAAAGATTTGATGTGCAAAGCTGGGCAGCCAGTTAGTCTTGAAACTAAAGTTGGTGATGGCGAAGATACTGTTTTATTAGATTTACTGGCAGGGGGCGATGATTTACCAGACGAACAAATAGAGATGGATTGTATGAGAGGTGATCTACATTCTCTCTTGCATCAATTGCCTGATCTGCAATGTAGAGTTTTAAGAATGAGGTACGGAATGGATGGTGATGAGCCAATGTCTCTTACAGGTATAGGAAGGGTACTAGGGATAAGCAGAGATCGAGTAAGAAACTTAGAAAGAGATGGATTAAGAGGCTTAAGAAGACTTAGTGATAATGTAGAAGCTTATTTTGTTTCTTGA
- the mgtE gene encoding magnesium transporter, with protein MNENNLETVTSLSSDLSTRENITIQLEELLIAGNYDEAKLLLEPSQPVDIADAIGSLPQILQALAFRLLKKNEAIEVYEYLDPVVQQTLLERLRSGEVLEIVEKMSPDDRVQLFDELPAKVVRKFLSALSPGERKVTAELLGYEPETAGRLMTTEFIDLKEMQTASEALSLVRKRAPFTETIYSLYVTDKERHLTGILSLRDLVTADPSKPIGDVMTRDVVNISTNTNQEEVARAIQRYDFLALPVVDREKRLVGIVTVDDLIDVIEQEATRDIYAAGAVQPGDEDDYFQSSLFTIARRRILWLLILVLANGLTTKVIAMNDQILKEIVLLAAFIPLLIGTGGNVGAQSSTVVIRGLSTQKLKSLGAIKAVVKEAITGALLGVFMMLVVFPFAWWQGEGPLIASAVGISLISITTLAATTGAILPLLFDRMKLDPALMSSPFITTVTDIAGVFIYLSTAKWLLSSSLV; from the coding sequence ATGAATGAAAATAATCTTGAAACAGTTACATCGTTATCTTCTGATTTAAGTACAAGAGAAAATATTACTATTCAACTTGAAGAATTGCTCATTGCGGGAAATTATGATGAGGCAAAGTTACTTTTAGAACCATCTCAACCTGTTGATATTGCAGATGCTATTGGAAGTCTTCCACAAATATTGCAGGCATTAGCATTTAGATTATTAAAGAAAAATGAAGCAATTGAGGTTTATGAATATTTAGATCCAGTAGTTCAGCAAACTTTATTAGAAAGACTGCGTTCAGGAGAAGTTTTAGAAATCGTTGAAAAAATGTCCCCTGATGATAGGGTTCAACTCTTTGATGAATTACCTGCAAAAGTTGTTCGAAAATTTTTATCTGCTCTTAGTCCTGGTGAAAGGAAAGTAACAGCTGAATTACTTGGATATGAGCCTGAAACTGCTGGAAGATTAATGACAACTGAATTTATAGATCTTAAAGAGATGCAAACAGCATCTGAGGCCCTTTCTTTAGTTAGAAAAAGAGCCCCATTCACTGAAACTATCTATAGCTTATATGTTACAGATAAAGAAAGACATTTAACTGGTATTCTCTCCTTAAGAGACCTTGTAACTGCTGATCCCTCTAAGCCAATTGGTGATGTTATGACAAGAGATGTAGTTAATATCTCTACTAATACGAATCAAGAAGAAGTTGCTAGAGCAATACAAAGATATGATTTTTTAGCTCTCCCAGTCGTTGATAGGGAAAAAAGACTTGTTGGGATAGTAACCGTCGATGATCTAATTGATGTCATTGAACAAGAAGCAACAAGAGACATTTATGCAGCGGGGGCAGTACAACCTGGCGATGAAGATGATTATTTTCAAAGTAGTTTGTTTACGATTGCTCGAAGAAGAATTTTATGGCTATTAATTTTGGTTTTGGCAAATGGTTTAACGACAAAAGTTATAGCTATGAATGATCAAATATTAAAAGAAATAGTTTTATTAGCTGCATTTATTCCACTACTTATAGGTACTGGCGGAAATGTTGGTGCTCAAAGTTCAACGGTTGTCATTCGAGGTTTAAGTACTCAAAAATTGAAGTCTCTTGGAGCAATTAAGGCAGTAGTTAAGGAGGCGATAACAGGTGCTCTTTTAGGTGTTTTTATGATGCTTGTAGTATTTCCCTTCGCTTGGTGGCAAGGCGAAGGGCCTTTAATCGCCTCTGCGGTGGGTATAAGTTTAATATCCATAACAACTTTAGCTGCTACAACAGGAGCAATCCTCCCATTGTTGTTTGACAGAATGAAATTGGATCCAGCCTTAATGTCCTCACCTTTCATTACAACCGTCACTGATATTGCTGGTGTATTTATTTATCTAAGTACAGCAAAATGGCTATTAAGCTCTTCATTAGTTTAA
- a CDS encoding CrcB family protein produces MKVNNFIYILLSAYLATFLRLTINNNFFISIIGSFLVGFFISKRLSYSTEKILLSGFFSCFTSFSGFIYFLYKILNQGDWIKFIIFFNLIIIVNLFTMVFGFWISRKIT; encoded by the coding sequence ATGAAAGTAAATAATTTTATTTATATTCTTTTATCTGCTTATCTTGCTACCTTTCTAAGATTGACTATAAATAATAATTTTTTTATTTCAATAATTGGATCATTTTTAGTAGGTTTTTTCATCAGTAAAAGATTAAGTTATTCAACTGAAAAAATTTTATTGAGTGGTTTTTTTTCTTGCTTTACATCTTTTAGCGGATTTATATATTTTTTGTACAAAATTTTAAATCAAGGGGATTGGATAAAATTTATAATATTTTTTAATTTAATCATAATAGTAAATTTATTCACAATGGTTTTCGGGTTCTGGATAAGTAGAAAAATTACTTAG
- a CDS encoding fluoride efflux transporter FluC has product MDFSSISIILIGSTFGLILRIFIQNNFKKSIGFDIQNTSIVNFLSSFFLGILVALNFINNEILVLFYIGFLGCFSTFSSFIYQLFILFKKRKYLRLFLHYIEVIIFSFLFFYLGYFLIQFF; this is encoded by the coding sequence TTGGATTTTAGTTCAATAAGTATAATTTTAATTGGCAGTACTTTTGGATTAATACTGAGAATATTCATACAAAATAATTTTAAAAAAAGTATAGGTTTTGATATTCAAAATACTTCAATAGTAAATTTCTTATCATCTTTTTTTTTAGGAATTTTAGTAGCTTTAAATTTTATTAATAACGAAATATTAGTATTATTTTATATCGGTTTTTTAGGATGTTTTAGTACATTTTCTTCTTTTATATATCAACTATTTATCCTATTTAAAAAGAGAAAATACCTAAGATTATTTTTACATTATATTGAAGTGATAATTTTTTCATTCCTTTTTTTTTATTTAGGTTACTTTCTTATTCAGTTTTTTTAA
- the gyrB gene encoding DNA topoisomerase (ATP-hydrolyzing) subunit B — protein sequence MSEDKRSNKISNDYGAEQIQVLEGLEPVRKRPGMYIGSTGPRGLHHLVYEVVDNSVDEALAGHCDHIEIVLRADGSALISDNGRGIPTDIHPRTGKSALETVLTVLHAGGKFGSGGYKVSGGLHGVGISVVNALSEWVNVTVYRDGSEFNQRFEKGVSKGELETKKQTGRPSKKGTTICFKPDKTIFSGGIEFEYALLSSRLRELAYLNGGVKIVFRDERNQLSDGSFKEEIYLYQGGIKEYVEYMNAEKDSIHPEIIYVDSQKENVYVEAALQWCSDVYSDNILGFANNIRTIDGGTHIEGLKTVLTRTFNNLAKKRGKRKDIEKNLAGENIREGLTVVLSVKVPDPEFEGQTKTKLGNTEVRGIVDSLIGEALTKYMEFNPGILDLILEKAIQSFNAAEAARRARELVRRKSVLESSTLPGKLADCSSRDPSESEIYIVEGDSAGGSAKQGRDRNFQAILPLRGKILNIEKTDDTKIYKNTEIQSLITALGLGIKGEEFDESSLRYHRVVIMTDADVDGAHIRTLLLTFFYRYQRELVEKGFIYIACPPLYKVERGKNHNYCYNEKQLKDTIQGFGENANYNIQRFKGLGEMMPKQLWDTTMNPQTRMMKRVEIEDALEADRIFNILMGDKVAPRREFIETHSSNLDMATLDI from the coding sequence ATGAGTGAGGACAAAAGATCTAATAAAATCTCAAATGATTATGGCGCGGAACAGATTCAGGTTTTAGAGGGGTTAGAACCAGTTCGTAAACGCCCCGGGATGTATATAGGTTCAACAGGACCTAGGGGATTACATCATTTAGTATATGAGGTAGTTGATAACTCGGTTGATGAAGCACTTGCAGGACATTGTGATCATATAGAAATAGTTCTTCGCGCAGATGGTTCTGCTTTAATTTCTGATAATGGACGAGGTATTCCAACAGATATTCATCCAAGAACAGGGAAAAGTGCCTTAGAAACTGTACTAACTGTTCTTCATGCAGGAGGTAAATTTGGAAGTGGTGGTTATAAAGTTTCAGGGGGTTTGCATGGAGTAGGAATATCTGTAGTTAATGCTCTAAGCGAATGGGTTAATGTAACTGTTTATAGGGATGGAAGCGAATTTAATCAAAGATTTGAAAAAGGCGTATCAAAGGGTGAATTAGAAACTAAAAAGCAGACTGGCAGACCATCTAAGAAAGGAACAACTATTTGCTTTAAACCCGACAAAACGATTTTTTCTGGAGGAATTGAATTTGAATATGCTCTTCTTTCATCTAGATTAAGGGAGCTAGCTTATCTTAATGGCGGAGTAAAGATTGTTTTTAGAGATGAAAGAAATCAATTATCAGATGGCTCTTTTAAGGAAGAAATTTACTTGTATCAAGGAGGTATTAAAGAATATGTTGAATACATGAATGCTGAAAAAGATTCTATTCATCCTGAAATAATTTATGTTGACTCACAGAAAGAAAATGTATATGTAGAAGCAGCTTTGCAATGGTGTTCAGATGTATATTCAGATAATATTTTAGGATTTGCAAATAATATTAGAACTATTGATGGAGGAACTCATATTGAAGGGCTAAAAACAGTCCTGACAAGGACTTTCAATAATCTTGCAAAAAAGAGAGGCAAGAGAAAAGATATAGAAAAAAATTTAGCTGGCGAAAATATTAGAGAAGGTTTAACTGTTGTTTTATCAGTAAAAGTTCCAGATCCTGAATTTGAAGGACAAACAAAAACAAAATTAGGAAATACTGAAGTACGAGGAATTGTGGATTCTCTCATTGGGGAGGCTCTCACAAAATATATGGAATTCAATCCAGGAATTTTGGACTTGATTCTTGAAAAAGCAATTCAATCATTTAATGCAGCAGAAGCTGCGAGAAGGGCTAGAGAATTAGTAAGAAGAAAAAGTGTCCTAGAAAGTTCTACATTACCGGGAAAATTAGCAGATTGTAGTTCCAGAGATCCCTCAGAATCAGAAATTTATATAGTTGAAGGAGATTCAGCTGGTGGTTCCGCAAAACAAGGACGAGATAGAAATTTTCAGGCTATTTTGCCTCTCAGAGGTAAGATTCTTAATATTGAAAAAACTGACGATACTAAAATATATAAAAACACAGAAATACAGTCATTAATAACAGCTCTAGGATTAGGAATAAAAGGAGAGGAGTTCGACGAGAGCTCTTTAAGATATCATAGAGTTGTAATTATGACTGATGCTGATGTTGACGGTGCTCATATAAGAACTTTATTGCTGACATTTTTTTACAGATACCAAAGAGAACTTGTTGAGAAAGGTTTTATATACATTGCTTGTCCGCCTCTTTATAAAGTTGAAAGAGGTAAGAATCATAATTACTGTTATAACGAGAAACAATTAAAGGACACAATTCAAGGTTTTGGAGAAAATGCAAATTATAATATTCAAAGATTTAAGGGATTAGGTGAAATGATGCCAAAACAATTATGGGATACAACTATGAATCCTCAAACGAGGATGATGAAAAGAGTTGAAATCGAAGATGCACTTGAAGCTGACAGAATATTCAATATTTTAATGGGAGATAAAGTTGCACCAAGAAGAGAATTTATTGAAACCCATAGTAGCAACTTAGATATGGCAACTTTAGACATATGA
- the miaA gene encoding tRNA (adenosine(37)-N6)-dimethylallyltransferase MiaA, translating to MSSYPPHVIILIGPTASGKTELAIEIAEYFKTHIHNVDSRQIYKSMDIGTAKPSKIQQKKIKHFLIDIEEPINPINVKQFQEIAQKSIKEEIKQKKLPFLVGGSGLYMNSITKGFFVPDVPPQNNLRRQLEEMGQEQCWDLLKNCDPLSTKKINFADHIRTIRALEVFYVKGEPLSTLKVQKPPNWKILELGLDRDNLKERIFQRTKNMFLSGIIEETYQLISKYGFDLPLLETIGYREARDVLNNRSTIDKAIELTATKTIQFAKRQKTWFRNKNNPLWLNNKNLLKDAIIKIESFLS from the coding sequence ATGTCTTCATATCCACCTCATGTAATAATTTTAATTGGGCCTACTGCAAGTGGCAAAACAGAATTAGCTATTGAAATTGCAGAATATTTTAAAACTCATATACACAATGTCGATTCAAGGCAAATTTATAAGTCCATGGATATTGGAACAGCCAAGCCATCAAAAATCCAACAAAAAAAAATAAAGCATTTTTTAATAGATATTGAGGAACCAATCAATCCAATTAATGTAAAACAATTTCAAGAAATTGCTCAAAAATCTATTAAGGAAGAAATTAAACAAAAAAAATTACCTTTTCTTGTTGGAGGAAGTGGGTTGTATATGAACTCAATAACAAAAGGGTTTTTTGTCCCAGATGTTCCTCCTCAAAATAATTTAAGAAGACAATTAGAAGAAATGGGGCAAGAACAATGTTGGGACCTGTTAAAAAATTGTGATCCATTATCAACAAAAAAAATCAATTTTGCTGACCACATTCGAACAATAAGAGCTTTGGAAGTCTTCTACGTAAAAGGTGAACCTTTGTCAACTCTGAAAGTTCAAAAACCCCCTAACTGGAAAATCCTAGAGCTTGGATTAGATAGAGATAATTTAAAAGAAAGAATTTTTCAAAGAACAAAAAATATGTTTTTATCCGGAATTATTGAGGAGACTTACCAACTTATCTCTAAATACGGATTTGATTTGCCATTATTAGAAACCATTGGTTACCGAGAAGCTAGAGATGTTTTAAATAACCGTTCAACAATTGACAAAGCGATTGAGTTGACTGCGACTAAAACAATCCAATTTGCCAAAAGACAAAAAACTTGGTTTCGTAATAAAAATAATCCTCTTTGGCTTAATAACAAAAACCTGCTAAAAGATGCAATAATTAAAATAGAGTCTTTTTTAAGCTAA
- the infC gene encoding translation initiation factor IF-3, giving the protein MPPRPRFDRRAPVRELPNINERIKYPQLRVVDSDGKQLGVIDRLKALEIASQRELDLVLVSEKANPPVCRIMDYGKYKFEQEKKAKEARKKSHQTEVKEVKMRYKIDKHDYDVRIGQATKFLKSGDKVKCTVIFRGREIQHSNLAETLLLKMANDLEEQSEVQQKPKREGRNMIMFLSPRKTPLIKKIDG; this is encoded by the coding sequence ATGCCCCCACGCCCACGCTTTGACCGCCGAGCTCCAGTTAGAGAGCTACCAAATATAAATGAAAGAATAAAATACCCTCAATTAAGAGTGGTTGATTCAGATGGAAAACAATTAGGCGTCATAGATAGGTTAAAAGCATTAGAAATAGCATCTCAAAGAGAACTTGATTTGGTTTTGGTGAGCGAAAAAGCAAATCCTCCTGTTTGTAGAATCATGGACTACGGGAAATATAAATTTGAACAAGAAAAGAAAGCTAAAGAAGCAAGAAAAAAATCTCATCAAACAGAAGTTAAAGAAGTAAAAATGAGATACAAAATTGACAAGCATGATTACGATGTTCGGATTGGTCAAGCTACTAAATTTCTGAAATCGGGAGATAAGGTAAAATGCACTGTAATTTTTAGGGGAAGAGAAATTCAACACTCAAATTTAGCCGAGACACTTCTTTTGAAAATGGCTAATGATTTAGAAGAACAATCAGAAGTTCAACAAAAGCCAAAAAGAGAAGGAAGAAACATGATTATGTTTTTAAGCCCTCGAAAAACTCCTCTAATTAAAAAAATTGATGGGTAA
- a CDS encoding GntR family transcriptional regulator gives MRFNIQQDSDIPASTQLSNQICFAIAARHYPPGHRLPSTRQLAMQTGLHRNTISKVYRQLEIDGVVEAIAGSGIYVRDNLTKREFTKSLYSKDKISKAPDQEAKTVIDNLISLGFTLQETREILNNEINWRIKCGSRIIVSTPREDIGASMLIAEDLSSTVNVPVEVVPMEELEKVLSNSNNGTIVTSRYFLQPLEKVAKQHGVRAIAVDLSDFQKELKILKELNAGSCVGIVSISPGLLRAAEVIIHSMRGSELMLMTAISDNNSRLLSLLKASNHIVCDGPSLSVVENTLLKNRSQLMRLPQIICAKNYLSNETINQLKKEIGVIN, from the coding sequence GTGAGATTCAATATTCAACAAGACAGTGATATCCCAGCATCTACTCAACTAAGTAATCAAATTTGTTTCGCAATTGCAGCAAGACATTATCCTCCAGGGCACAGACTACCCAGTACGAGGCAACTTGCAATGCAGACTGGACTCCATCGGAATACTATAAGCAAAGTTTACAGACAGCTGGAAATAGATGGGGTTGTTGAAGCAATAGCTGGATCAGGTATCTATGTCAGAGATAATCTTACTAAAAGAGAATTTACAAAATCACTTTACTCAAAAGATAAAATAAGTAAAGCACCAGATCAAGAAGCAAAGACGGTAATTGACAATTTAATAAGTCTTGGATTCACTTTACAAGAGACGAGAGAGATATTGAACAATGAAATTAATTGGCGTATTAAGTGCGGATCAAGAATCATAGTCAGTACTCCTAGAGAAGATATTGGAGCTTCTATGTTAATAGCAGAAGACCTTTCCTCAACAGTTAATGTACCAGTAGAAGTTGTTCCTATGGAAGAATTAGAAAAAGTTTTGAGTAATTCAAATAATGGTACGATTGTCACAAGTAGATATTTTTTACAGCCTCTAGAAAAAGTTGCCAAACAACATGGAGTTCGTGCTATTGCAGTCGACTTAAGCGACTTTCAAAAGGAATTGAAAATTCTGAAGGAATTAAATGCAGGGAGTTGTGTAGGTATTGTTAGCATAAGTCCTGGCTTATTAAGAGCAGCCGAAGTTATTATACACAGCATGCGAGGTAGTGAATTAATGCTTATGACAGCAATCTCAGATAATAACAGTAGATTATTATCACTTTTAAAGGCTTCTAACCATATAGTGTGTGATGGGCCTAGTTTGTCAGTTGTAGAAAACACACTATTAAAAAATCGTTCACAGTTAATGAGATTACCTCAAATAATATGCGCTAAAAATTATTTAAGCAACGAAACGATAAACCAATTAAAAAAAGAAATAGGAGTTATTAATTAG
- the cysE gene encoding serine O-acetyltransferase, whose product MLKTFKSDIEIIRERDPAARGIVEIFLCYPGFQAIVIHRFTHKLWQLKIPLIPRLLSHLNRLATGIEIHPGAKIGKRVFIDHGMGVVIGETAEIGNNCLLYQGVTLGGTGKSHGKRHPTLMENVVVGAGAKVLGSITVGSNTRIGAGSVVVRNVEGNSTVVGVPGRVVHQSGVKVNPLAHSALPDAEANVIKNLMDRIDSLENEILKLQKTLQCIASSESIDISKLGDSQNLKDKEIFEFLGDD is encoded by the coding sequence ATGCTAAAAACTTTTAAATCAGATATAGAAATTATCAGAGAAAGAGATCCGGCCGCAAGAGGAATAGTAGAGATATTTCTTTGCTACCCCGGGTTTCAAGCAATAGTTATACATAGGTTTACGCATAAATTATGGCAATTAAAGATTCCTTTGATTCCCCGTTTACTAAGTCATCTTAATAGGCTAGCAACAGGTATTGAAATCCATCCTGGGGCAAAAATTGGTAAACGGGTTTTCATAGATCATGGAATGGGAGTTGTAATTGGTGAAACTGCTGAGATAGGAAATAACTGTTTGCTTTATCAGGGAGTGACATTAGGAGGTACTGGTAAAAGCCATGGCAAAAGACACCCCACCTTAATGGAAAATGTTGTAGTCGGAGCGGGCGCAAAAGTTCTTGGATCAATCACAGTAGGATCTAATACCCGTATTGGTGCTGGCTCAGTAGTTGTTCGAAATGTAGAGGGGAACAGTACTGTGGTTGGGGTTCCTGGCAGGGTAGTACATCAAAGTGGTGTCAAAGTAAATCCTTTAGCTCACTCTGCCTTACCAGATGCAGAAGCTAATGTGATAAAAAATTTAATGGATAGGATAGATTCTCTTGAAAATGAAATTCTTAAATTACAAAAAACTCTACAATGTATAGCCAGCTCAGAATCTATTGATATTTCTAAACTCGGTGATTCTCAAAATCTTAAAGACAAAGAAATTTTTGAATTTCTTGGAGATGATTAA